One region of Tachysurus fulvidraco isolate hzauxx_2018 chromosome 9, HZAU_PFXX_2.0, whole genome shotgun sequence genomic DNA includes:
- the LOC113658667 gene encoding tripartite motif-containing protein 16-like has product MEASGNLQEKICSEHNEVLKIFCRTDQRCICSLCLLDKHKGHDVVSVAAGRAEKQNELQEEQQRLQEKHLKVQELKQTVNTIKLSTQTAVEDNERIFTDLIWSMEKKRSEVTEMIRAQEKAELSRAERLLEQLEQEIDNLQRRVTEMEKLSHTHDHIHFLQALASVPQSPLLNGPDFDTSSIRVPQHLSFHRVRNSLSNLKNRLEDFCYDEFFRIPPYDFCYLTLDPNTSHYNLILSENNRAVTCSKREQQYSDHPERFDSWQQVLCKESVCGRCYWEVEWSGGVSVSISVSYKDIRRNGGGDECGFGRNKQSWSLECSPSYLFYYHDNYKTDLRGPSPSRIGVYVDHSAGILSFYSVSDTMKLLHRVHTTFTQPLYAGFWLNRLGGFPSIRLCDKK; this is encoded by the exons atggAAGCTTCTGGAAATCtacaagagaagatctgctctgaacacaATGAAGTTCTGAAGATCTTCTGTCGTACTGATCAGAGATGTATTTGCTCTTTGTGCCTGTTGGATAAACATAAAGGCCACGACGTTGTATCAGTTGCAGCAGGAAGAGCtgagaaacag AATGAGCTACAGGAGGAGCAGCAGAGACTCCAGGAGAAGCATttgaaggtgcaggagctgaaacagactgtgaacactataaag ctcagtacacagacagcagtggaggacaatgagaggatctttactgaTCTGATCTGgtccatggagaaaaagcgctcggaggtgacggagatgatcagagctcaggagaaggctgaactgagtcgagctgaacgactcctggagcaactggagcaggagattgatAATCTTCAGAGAAGAGTCACTGAGATGgagaagctttcacacacacatgatcacatccatttcctccag gcTTTAGCTTCTGTACCTCAGTCTCCTCTATTGAACGGACCAGATTTTGACACGTCCAGCATCAGGGTCCCTCAACATCTGTCATTTCATAGAGTGAGGAATTCTCTCTCAAATCTGAAGAATAGACTGGAGGATTTCTGTTACGACGAATTCTTCAGAATCCCTCCATATG atttctgttatctgactctTGATCCCAACACGTCACATTATAacctcattctgtctgagaataACAGAGCGGTGACATGCAGTAAGAGAGAGCAGCagtactctgatcatccagagagatttgactcctGGCagcaggtgttgtgtaaggagagtgtgtgtggacgctgttactgggaggtggagtggagcggtggtgttagtgtgtcCATATCAGTCTCATATAAAGACATCAGGAGGAATGGAGGTGGTGATGAGTGTGGGTTTGGACGCAACAAACAGTCCTGGAGTCTGGAATGTTCTCCTTCTTATCTCTTTTACTATCACGACAACTATAAGACTGATCTCAGAGGTCCATCAccctccagaataggagtgtatgtggatcacagtgcaggaattctgtccttctacagtgtctctgacaccatgaagctcctccacagagtccacaccacattcactcagcctctatacgctggGTTCTGGCTCAACAGGTTGGGTGGTTTTCCATCTATTAGATTatgtgataaaaaataa
- the LOC113658668 gene encoding repetitive proline-rich cell wall protein 2-like, with protein sequence MCRKSWPNAWKDKPETDPKGENCRNLGQQFFPVLINVAFFFLGTKTLQSTHQATTHQVTSHQVTRPPPTRSPPTRSPPTRSPATRSPATRSPATRPPPTRSPATRSPATRSPGHHPPGHQVTTHQVTSHQVTSHQVTSHQPPGHQPPGHQPPGHQPPGHQPPGHHPPGHQPPGHQQPATRSPATRSPPTRSPATRPPATRSPATSHQATRSPATRPPPTRSPATRPPATRSPATSHQVTSPPATGHQPLGHQPPGHQPPATRSPPTSHQVTSHQVTSHQATTHQVTSHQVTSHQATSHEVTSHQPPGHQPTSHRPPATRPPATRSPGHHPPGHQPPGHQPPGHQPPATRPPGHHPAGHQPTTHQVTSHQATSHQVTSHQPPGHQPQATSHQATSHRPPGHQPPGHQPTGHQAPATRPPATGHQPPGHQPQATSHQVTSHQPPYHQPPATRSPATRPPVHQPPGHQPPGHQPQATSHQVTSHQVTSHRPAATSHQVTSHQPPGHQPPGHQPPTTKLQKLGSTHQPPATRSPATGHQVTSHQSPATSHRPPGHQPPATRSPATGHQVTSHQPPVTMLAIPSADWTQKTQDGHSTTPTTYWQRLAGLLQQLHNRMHRMPALNKASGSTSMEERHRSHRNYDFATYIL encoded by the exons ATGTGcaggaagtcgtggcctaatg CTTGGAAAGACAAGCCAGAGACCGACCCAAAGGGTGAAAACTGCAGAAACTTGGGGCAACAATTCTTTCCAGTTCTTATTAATGTCgcattttttttcctgggaACAAAAACACTTCAGTCCACCCACCAGGCCACCACCCACCAGGTCACCAGCCACCAGGTCACCAGGCCACCACCCACCAGGTCACCACCCACCAGGTCACCACCCACCAGGTCACCAGCCACCAGGTCACCAGCCACCAGGTCACCAGCCACCAGGCCACCACCCACCAGGTCACCAGCCACCAGGTCACCAGCCACCAGGTCACCAGGTCACCACCCACCAGGTCACCAGGTCACCACCCACCAGGTCACCAGCCACCAGGTCACCAGCCACCAGGTCACCAGCCACCAGCCACCAGGTCACCAGCCACCAGGTCACCAGCCACCAGGTCACCAGCCACCAGGTCACCAGCCACCAGGCCACCACCCACCAGGTCACCAGCCACCAGGTCACCAGCAACCAGCCACCAGGTCACCAGCCACCAGGTCACCACCCACCAGGTCACCAGCCACCAGGCCACCAGCCACCAGGTCACCAGCCACCAGCCACCAGGCCACCAGGTCACCAGCCACCAGGCCACCACCCACCAGGTCACCAGCCACCAGGCCACCAGCCACGAGGTCACCAGCCACCAGCCACCAGGTCACCAGCCCACCAGCCACCGGCCACCAGCCACTAGGCCACCAGCCACCAGGTCACCAGCCACCAGCCACCAGGTCACCACCCACCAGCCACCAGGTCACCAGCCACCAGGTCACCAGCCACCAGGCCACCACCCACCAGGTCACCAGCCACCAGGTCACCAGCCACCAGGCCACCAGCCACGAGGTCACCAGCCACCAGCCACCAGGTCACCAGCCCACCAGCCACCGGCCACCAGCCACTAGGCCACCAGCCACCAGGTCACCAGGTCACCACCCACCAGGTCACCAGCCACCAGGTCACCAGCCACCAGGTCACCAGCCACCAGCCACCAGGCCACCAGGTCACCACCCAGCAGGCCACCAGCCCACCACCCACCAGGTCACCAGCCACCAGGCCACCAGCCACCAGGTCACCAGCCACCAGCCACCAGGCCACCAGCCACAGGCCACCAGCCACCAGGCCACCAGCCACAGGCCACCAGGCCACCAGCCACCAGGCCACCAGCCAACAGGTCACCAGGCACCAGCCACCAGGCCACCAGCCACAGGCCACCAGCCACCAGGCCACCAGCCACAGGCCACCAGCCACCAGGTCACCAGCCACCAACCACCTTATCACCAGCCACCAGCCACCAGGTCACCAGCCACCAGGCCACCAGTTCACCAACCACCAGGTCACCAGCCACCAGGCCACCAGCCACAGGCCACCAGCCACCAGGTCACCAGCCACCAGGTCACCAGCCACAGGCCAGCAGCCACCAGCCACCAGGTCACCAGCCACCAGCCACCAGGTCACCAGCCACCAGGTCACCAGCCACCAACCACCAAACTGCAGAAACTTGGG TCCACCCACCAGCCACCAGCCACTAGGTCACCAGCCACCGGCCACCAGGTCACCAGCCACCAGTCACCAGCCACCAGCCACCGGCCACCAGGTCACCAGCCACCAGCCACCAGGTCACCAGCCACCGGCCACCAGGTCACCAGCCACCAGCCACCAGTCACCATGCTTGCCATACCTTCTGCAGATTGGACCCAGAAGACACAAGATGGACATTCCACAAC TCCCACTACCTATTGGCAGAGACTGGCCGGGCTTTTACAGCAACTCCACAACCGAATGCACCGGATGCCAGCATTAAATAAAGCTAGTGGCAGCACGAGCATGGAAGAACGGCACAGAAG CCACCGCAACTACGACTTTGCTACGTATATACTTTAA